Genomic segment of Paenibacillaceae bacterium GAS479:
GCACTTACTAAATGAACTAAAGCAAAACTTGTCCATACCAAACAAAGTTCAAATTGCCTATAGTAAGGGTATTAGCAGTCCCATCTTAATGGGAATACGTTCTCCCGCCATACTGTTACCTGCCGCACATTGTTTGCAGGCCAATTTGAAGCTGGTCCTTCATCATGAGCTGGTTCATTTGAAGCAAAAGGATTTATGGGTGAAATTGCTTGTATTAGTAGTCAGTGCTGTTCATTGGTTTAATCCCTTCGCCCACATAATTCGTAAAGAAATTGGGATATGGAGCGAACTGGCCTGCGATGAAGAAGTCGTTAAAGACATGTCCTACAATGAGCGCAAACAGTACGGCGAAACCCTCTTAGCTGTCGTAGCCGAAAAAAATAAAACATCCGTTCATTTTTGCGCTCCCTTATCGAGTAGTGGAAAACAATTAATGAGGAGGCTTAGCATGATGATGAATGTAAAAAAGGTAAAGAAAAAGTCTCTGCTAATTGCCACACTGACCGTTATGATTGTTAGTATAATTAGTGTTTCATCTTCGGCTTGGGCTATGAAATACGTCCCTCCCGTCGATGAAAATACACAGCAGCAACAACCACCTACGGATGATGCTGGCAAACTGGATATAAAAGATCAACAACCTCCTACTGATGAACGTGATCCAAACCATCAGCAGCCGCCTACAGATGAACGTGATCCAAATTATCAGTAACCACCTACAGATCAAAAATAATCTTATGAAAAGAACTCCGCCTTTTTCAGGCGGTGTTCTGCTTTATTTCTACATCAGCTTGAACCCGCTATACCATTTAGGCACAACTGACTCAAAATGATCATGGTCTTTCATAACTCTGTCGACTTTCTCCAGCATCGAATCTAATTCTTCCGGCTTCACTTTTCGCTTGAGTAACCTTTGTGAATTTGCTCAAGCTTGGAACATTGTTCGAACAAGGAATTGTGCTTGCACAGCTGTTTAAAAAGCTCCTTCACCATGCTCTGCCTGCTTTCATTAATCTTGATTAGCGGTTTCATCAAGGTCTTCATTATAAGCAAGAATTCCGCGTTTAAAATACTGAAGTTTTTCATCCGTTGTAGATTCCATCAAATTAGTAATCAGCAATTCCACACTTTCCTTGTACTGCCCAGTATTGTACAGAGCCATGCTGAGAAACACTCGGATCGCCTTATTTTCCGGAAACTCCTCCCTGCCCCTGCGCAAGGTTTCAACTGACTTCTCGTAATGTCCCCAGTATCGGTAAGTACTCCCGAGCCCCATCAAGCATCTTTCGCGGTCAGCACCTGATAAGCCTAGTTCCAGTGCCTTTTCGTAAAAGGGAATCGCCTCTTTACCCAGCCCCGAATTGTCATGAACGATCCCGGTTTGGTAGTTGGTCTCTGCATCCTCTGGGTATTCGGATAGTAAGGTTAATAAATCCTCGCGAACTGCGGCTAACATCTCCTGATCCTGCTTGGCACGCCCTGCTTCTCGACGTTCTATTAATTGATTTAGTCGTTCTCTATGCATTGTATAGTCCTCCTCTAACATTGAAAATGTTCAAATGAAGCATTTCCATCATTTGCTCTTCCTTTGGATGGCTTTCCTAGCTTCTTCCCTGTCATCAAACGGAATCGTTCTGTCTTTCATAATTTGGTAAGTTTCATGGCCTTTCCCTGCGATTATGACGATATCATCTGAATTAGCCATGTTAATAGCGTTTTCTATCGCCTTGCCACGGTCCGCAATAAGCGTATACGATTCCGTCGTAGCTCCTGCTGTTATAAGTCCGCGCTCTACATCTTGTAAAATTCCAATCGGTTCCTCTGAACGAGGGTTATCCGATGTTACGATCACATAATCACTGTATTTGGCAGCTAACGCACCCATGATAGGCCGTTTGGTTCGGTCTCGATCTCCACCGCAGCCAAAAACAGTGATGATTCGCTGCTCTGCGAATTCACGTAGAGTAGAAAGTGCATTTTCCAGCCCGTCCGGCGTATGAGCGTAATCAGCCAGCACGAGATAATCCTGATTTTCATCAATTACTTCCATCCGACCGGCGACACTTTTCAGCTCTGCCAGCCCTTCCCGCACAATATCTAGAGATACTTGCTCAACAAGAGCAGCTCCGATAGCGGCAAGCGCATTGTAGACATTAAACTTCCCGATCATCGGAATCTCTATGGCCATATCTCCTACAAAAGTAACTGCCATGAAGCTTGTACCCTTTGAGGTCAAACGAATGTCTTTTGCCATAATATCGGCCGAATGATTCACTCCATAAGTTATAACCTGTGCGGAAGTTACTCCTTTGAAATACCCGCTCGCCTGATCATCAGCATTCAAAATGGCAAATTTTCGTTTAGAGGGATCGGCCGCAAATGAATTTCCGAGCCTGGAGAATAGTAGCCCTTTGGCAGCGAGATAACTTTCCATCGAACCATGATAGTCTAGATGATCCTGCGTTAAATTCGTAAATACAGCGGTTCGAAACTCACAGCCAATGACACGTCCCATATGCAAGCCTTGAGAAGAGGCTTCCATCACACAATAGTCGACCGAATGCTCTGTCATTCTTTTTAAATTGGCCTGCAGACGATGGGGATCTTGAGTGTTTATATCTGTTTCAAGCATGGTTGATCCGAGTTTGGTCCCGATATTTCCCATCAATCCAGTCTGATAGCCCGCATGAGCCAATATGGACTCGATCATGTAACTCGTTGTCGTTTTCCCGTTAGTACCGGTAACGCCAATCAACTTCAACTCCTGACTCGGATACCCATAAAAATGTGCAGAAAGAAGGGCCAAAGCATAGCGGGCATCGGGTACTTTGACAACCGGAACATCTGCGTCCACATCCCGCTCCACAATTAATGCGGCTGCGCCCGATTTTATAGCCCCATCAATATATTGGTGACGGTCCTCCTGCAATCCCGGAATCCCTGGAATACATACAAAAAGCTCGCCGGGCTGTAGTTGCTGCGAGTGAATGCTTATCCCTGTTATTTCGACTTCTGCATCTCCGCTTAGGCTGGCAATAGTCAACTGATCGATAAGCTCTTTGAGTTGCAATTAAAGCCCTCCTACATCTTTAATCTATCCCGTTAACAGTTCGTGACAATTGGAATAATTTCCTTTCCACTTTAGTAATCTGCGATTTAGAATCTAAAACAAAGACCATCCCGCAAGGATGACCGCCCACTTATAACTATTACTTGCTCCCGAGCTAAGCTTAGTTACTCGCTGAAATCGTCATTAATGGGTATTCAACGCCCCTGTCTGGTAATTTGACATACTCTACAGTAGTACTGAGTGGTGCATTAATATTTAATGATTCAAAACGAGATTGACCAAGAATACCAACCCGATTAGCCATTACGACACTAAATGTACCTATTACTTCACTATCCTGGGAAATCACATCGTAGTAAACGCTACATCTAGTTATAGCCAATGCAATAGTTGGTACTTCAACTGCAATTTCACCATGGGGATTGATCTCAAAAGGAGGCGTCGATTCAAAATACCCACTGATTCGGGTCAATCCAAGCGTAAAGTCATCCGTACTGTTAACAATGACAAATCGTTGTGTACCGAGTGACTGAGTACCAATACCGGACTCACTAGATTTACCTAAAACATTCGAAGTTTTAGAGAATGTGCGGACGACAATAACAAGCAATATAAAAAGAACGAGAACGAGCGCCTTGCTTGAATCTCTATAACTATTGCTTCTTCGAGGTTTATTTTTCATTTTTTTCCTCCTCCACTACTAAAAGATGATTCTTCTATAAACATAGTATGTGGAAGGAAGGAGCACGAACTCTGGCAGTTGTCCCCGTATAATTGATAGGTTCCGCGACACGCCATACACTAATCCGCAGCGAAAGTATAAACTTAAACCGTTAAAGAGCAGAGTAAGATTTATGTATATAGGCTTAAAAAAAGACCGCCCTCCACCTTGGAGAACGGCCTTTCGTGATGTAAGTCCGCAATGCGGACTGCAACGCTATTAATCGAAGTAAACGGCTTTGCCTGATTTGGACGATTCGTAGATCGCTTCAAGAATCTCAGAAACGACAAGCGCTTGCTCCGGCGTAACGACTGGGTCCGTGTCATTGATTACCGCTTGAATCCAAGCGCGTGCTTCCAGCTCGCCCGGATCTTCGGAAGCACCTTCGTAGAAGGCAACGCCGCCGCTGCTCAGCTCGATTTCCTTAACGTACAGCCGAGCATTCTCCTCGCCGTTGATGCGCAGGCCGCCCTTCATGTCAGCGCCAGCTTTGGTGCCGCTGAGGGATACTTTCGCCTCATCAACTTCAAGGGAGTTAAGCGCCCAGCTGGATTCCAGCACGATGGAAGCGCCGTTTTCCATGGTGATCATGGCAAAAGCAGAGTCCTCAACCGTAAACTTAGCCGGATCCCAAGGCCCCCAAGCGTTTGCGGCATTTTCCTTTTGGGACAGCTTATGGTAGGCACGACCGAGAACCGCCTTCGGCTTGTAGTTGTCCATCATCCACAGCGCCAGATCAAGCGCATGCGTACCGATGTCGATGAGCGGGCCTCCACCTTGTTTGTCCTCGTCGAGGAACACGCCCCAAGTTGGAACAGCACGGCGACGAATAGCATGAGCCTTGGCAAAGTATACTTCGCCCAGCTCGTCGCGAACACAAGCATCCTTCAGGTAACGAGTATCACCACGGAAGCGGTTCTGGTAGCCAATCGTCAGCTTTTTGCCGGTACGCTTAGCTGCTTCCAGCATGCGGCGAGCGTCATCAGCTGTTTTGGCCATAGGTTTTTCACACATGACATGTTTGCCGGCTTCAAGCGCAGCGATCGCGATGTCCGCATGGGAATCATTCGGTGTACAAACATGCACAACCGTGATCGAAGGATCGTTCAACAGATCGTGATAATTCTCATATACAGCTGCTTCTTCGGAACCGAACTTGCCCTTTGCTTCTTCAGCACGTTCGCGAACGATATCGCAGAACGCCACCATTTCTGCTTCTTTAACTTTGGCCAGAGATGGCATATGTTTACCGTTTGAAATACCGCCGCAGCCAATAATACCTACGCGTACCTTAGACATGTTTAAGTTCCTCCTTGGTTCCATATGAAGAGTTATTGTTGTTTTTAGGTTTTATAAGCTTGAAGCGGGATGCTACAAACACTAGAATAAGTATAAGAGAACCGAACTACAAAAATAAAGCTTCTTTGTAGTGCTGCTTTTATGCGATCTTGGTATATGGAGGCCCTCCCCTTTGGAAGTCTATAACGAAAAGGTACTTTATGAAAACCCTCTTTTGTCCCTTCGCATCTTCCGCTCGCAGCGAAATCACAATTTGCTCATCAACTGGCATTATCACAGGGAGCTGGAATTGTTATTCGTCCTGAGCGGAGGTTTGGAAGTTCACGTTGAGGAGGACTGCTTCCAACTCGGGGCAGGAGACGTGGCCATTGTTGGCGCCAATCAGCTGCATCGCGACCGAAGTTCGTCCGAATCGCTGGACTATATTGTGCTCCAGTTCGACTTGGAGCAGTTTTTTGACCATAGCACAATGCCTTATATGCGCTTCTTCATGGAGACGAATCACCCGCTGAGTCAGGTGAACTATATCTTCCAGGAGAACTCCCTTGTTAAAGAGGAAATTGGACAGACCGTCCGCGGCATCCTAGAGGAGGCCACTTCCAAGGTAATTGGATATGAGCTTGCGGTCAATATGCTGGTCAAAAAAATACTCTTGCTGCTGCTGCGCAACGACAAGCGTCAGATACTGACGGATCAGGATAACTTCGATCGGCTTCGCTTGAAGCCAGTTCTGACTTTTGTCGAGCAGCATCTGACCGATCGAATCCAGGTCGAAGAAGTGTGCAAGCTGGCGAATATGAGCTACTACTATTTCGTGAAATATTTCAAAAAAACGATTGGCCTCAGCTTTACGGAATACGTCAACTACCGCAAGATCAAATGGGCCGAGCGCATCCTGCTTACGAAGGATTTGAGCATATCTGAAGTCGGTGACCGTATCGGCATGCCTAATATGGCCCATTTTTACAAGATGTTCAAGAAGTACAATGACTGCTCGCCTAAGGAATTCCAGAAAAAAATGCTCGCTTGGGGCCGCACCTAATGTCTTGTACAGCACAAGAATAGCATTACTCTGGTACATCACAAGAAACCGGACTCTCCCTTGCGGAGGTCCGGCTTCTTGTTGTTCAACCTGATGTGAGACTCCCACTCAGCTTGTAGTTACTTTTTTGGGCAAAACGAGCTTGTAGCCTACACCACGGATGGACTCGATGCATACCGAGTTGGCGCCAAGCTCAAGCTTTTTGCGGAGAGAGCTGACATGAACGTCCACTGTCCGCTGGCCGCCGATATAATCGAACCCCCATACTACATTCATCAAATCATCCCGCGTAATGACCATGCCTGGCCGTTGGATCAAATAAAGCAGCACCTCAAACTCCTTCGGACGCAGCGACACCTGCTCCTGACCAACGATTACCTCGTAACGCTCGGGATAGATCGATAGGTCTCCGGCCGTAATGACCTTGTCCTGAGACTCAATCTGATCCGGTACGGCATTGCCGGAACGTCTAAGCACGGCAGATACCCGGGCGAGCAGCTCCGCAACGCCAAACGGCTTCGTAATGTAATCATCCGCCCCATGCTTCAATCCTTGCACGACCTCTTCCTCCGCCGTGCGCGCCGTCAAAATGATTACAGGCGTCTTAACACCGTTCTGCCTCAGCTTGCCAAGCACCTCGAAACCGCTCATTCCTGGCAGCATAATATCCAGCATGATCAGGTCAAAACTGCGCTGAATGGCCGCCTGCAGGCCTTCTCCACCGTGGTCGCAGACAGTCACGTCGTATCCTTCTTGAGTTAAGTTATAGGAGAGCAGCCTCGAAAGGGTGGGCTCGTCCTCTATGACAAGCACTTTATGTGACATATCCATTCGACCTCCAGCTATCCTGAACGGGGAATCCGTTCTCTGTATTGTTCATCGGAAGCAAGCTCATCTCTGCTTGAGGCCGCGTATAGACTTTGCGCCAGCAGCAGTTCCTTGCGGAAATCGCTTCTATCGCTTTATTTTACCATGCGGGACAGCCTATCGGCCAAAAACATTTAGTATTGAATGACTGGAAGCTCCAGCGTAAATACTGTACCTACACTAAGCGTACTATCGACCGAAATCGTGCCCTTGTGCAGCTCAACAAGATGTTTCACGATCGATAAGCCGAGCCCTGTGCCGCCGCTAACTCGTGATCTGGCTTTGTCCACCCGGTAAAATCGCTCGAAGATACGCGGCAGATCCTTTTTCGGAATCCCGATGCCAGTATCGCTGATGCGGATGCGTATCATCTCAATTCCACCTTCCCGTGTTATGAGCGAAGCCGCCAGAGATACGTGACCACCCTCAGGTGTATAGTTGATGCCGTTTTGCAGCAGATTGATGATGATTTGCCGCAGCCTATCCTCGTCCGCCTCTAGAAAAATTCCTTCAGCGATTGATGCTTCCAGCGTGATGGACTTTTTGGCCGCCTCCGACTCCATCACAACAATGGAACGGTTGAGGAACGCCGATAAATCAACCGGGGACATCTGCAGCGGCACACGCCTCGACTCCACCTTGGACAGCTCCAGAATATCTCCGATAAGACGGTTGAGCCGCTCGCTCTCGTCATAAATGATTTGCATGAACTGCTGGGACATGACCGGATCGTGTACGGCTCCACCTAACAACGTCTCGGCAAAACCTTTGATCGCTGTTATCGGCGTTCTCAACTCATGCGACACATTGGCAACGAATTCACTGCGCATTCTCTCCAGCCTGCGGATCGCCGACACATCCTGCAGCACCAGAAGCACGCCTCCGTAGCTCTTGTCGCTTTCGTAGACGGGCACCAGATTCAGCTCAAGCAACCGCTCCTCCGGAAAATAAAACGTAATCTCATCATGCAGAGGCCGTTGATTATCCAGCCCTTGCTGGATGAGCTGAGACAGCTCGTACTGCTGTTTCGCCTCACTGTAATGCCGACCGACCATCTCGCGATGCTCAAAGCCGAGCACCTCCTCTGCTCTCCGATTGAGCAGCACCATTCGGCCCTCCGGGTTGATCATGACTACGCCGCTGGCCATATTGTCGAGTACGCTGTATAGCTGAGTCTCATTTTGCTGAATTCGGTTCATCTGCACCTGCAGGCCTTCTGCCATGGAATTGATAGCGGCTCCAAGCTCGCCGATCTCATCCTTGCTGCGGATGTCGACACGCACCTCGTAGTCCATCGCCTTGATGCGGCGTGCAGCGCGGGTGATCTGCTCCAGCGGCCGGGTCAGTCCAAGAGCGACTCGGTAGCTGACCGCCGCAGCCAACAGGAACAATAACAGCAGTCCGGCGATCAGCACCGTCCAAAGCTTGTTCACGCTGCTATCAACCGACGCTAGGCTGTAAGACAGGCGAATAAAATTGGATGGCTTTTGCTTCGTATCCGCAACCATAGCGACATATAACATGTTCTGCCCTACCGTTTCGCTATAGCGGATCGCTTTGCCGGCCCCTTCCTCCTGTGCTTGCTGCACCTCGGATCTGTCTAAATGGTTGTCCATCTCAGCAGCGTCATAGTCCGAGTCGCCAAGCACCTTGCCATCTTTGCCGATAAAAGTGACTCGCGCTCCTGTGAGCTCTTTGATCGTTGTCGCCTTTTGCTTGAAGTAGGCCGCCGATTCCTCCACGGAGCCGATCTCCCACTCCATATTGGCATTGATGACCTTCATCTCGCGCAGCATGCTCTCCTCTTGTGCAGCGATATGGTTGTCCTTATAGGTTTTGCCCATTAAGAATCCGGCTGCCGTCACCGACAGACCAATCATTACGATCATAATCCAAGTTAATCGAACTCGAAAACGCTTCATGCCGGCATCTCCCCGTTGTCATCTGCAAGCTACTGAAATACCCATCTATCGTACATCCAGCTTATACGGGGCGCTATAGGAGTATTGTAAACTTTATGTAAAATTTTCATTCGCTCATGCGGGAGCTAAACCATTTATGCCATGCCGCTCCGCGGACAGACCCTTCTTCCGATTGTCTGCTTACGCAGAAGCTAACCTATCTGGGGCTATCGTCGCTCCACGAACAGACCCTTCTTCCGATTGTCTGCTTACGCAGAAGCTAACCTAGTCTGGGGTTATCGTCGCTCCACGGACAGACCCTTCTTCCGATTCTCTGGAGCCCAGATTCCTCTGATTCTATTTCCCAATGGGGTAGGAATCCGGCCTCCAAGTGAACCGCTGCCGCTTCTCCAGAAGGGTTCTGTCCGTTCCGCTCTTTTTGCCCAAGTGAGAAAGGATTGGTCAGGAAGCGTTGATTCCTACCCGAAATTGTCGAGGGAAAACCCAGGGAGGCTTCGAATTAGACTCAGCTGAGCTGAGCTAAAAGCAAAACAGCGGCAGCTTGGGACGATAAGTCCTGGACTGTCGCTGTTTTAATGAAATGCGTAACCATTGCAGGACACAAAGACAAAGACAAAGACAAAGACAAAGACAAAGACAAAGACAAAGACAAAGACAAAGACAAAGACAAAGACAAAGACAAGTGCCTAATGATACCGCCTTACAAGATGAACCAATCTAAGAGGAGCATCAAGAAAAGGTCAAGGTGATTTTTTCACATAACTGACTACCTTTCCTAAAACATCTTGTTCTGAGTATGGGCCTGCCGTTTGACTGTCGTTGAAGCCTCTCCAGCGCACATCTGCCAAGATGTAATACTCAGTTTGTCCTAACGTCACGGGTTCCCAAGAATCATTGTTGTCGAAGCTAGCGTCATCACCATAAAACGTGTCGAGTTTTTTATCATTAATGTAAACTTGACCTTTCTTTATTCTGACCTTCTCGCTTGGAAGACCAACGATTCTTGCAATGTCTGTGTCTTGGTCTTTATTATTTTTCGTATCAAATACCACAATATCCCCACGAGAGATTTCATGTCGTTCATAGTACTTCATATCCACTAATACTTCATTATCTATACCAAACGGATGCGGGTTTCCATACCCTAGTGCTAACATTCCATCTGTCCGTACCTTGACCTTAGTTAGTGATGGGTCGGGATTCTCAATCAGCTTTATTTTTTCTTCTGTGACAGCGTCGGTAATGGTCCCGGTACAGCCGCTTAAAATCAAGATAAGGAGTACAACAGCTATTTTTGTGAATTTCAAAAACATCACCCTTTCCTATCGAACCATGGCTTGAGGTGGTTGTTTTCCAATTATCCAAGGCAAGCATCCGCAATCACCTCTTTGTCTTGACGGTCGTTATTAACATATTGTTACAGTTGCTGTGCTAAGGCTTTTCAACATCTATGTATGAATTAATTGTTCCATAATAAGGGAGAAATTCCACTTCCCCCTCCGCTACCTTCTTTACCGCACAGAGCTCCTAGCGTGTG
This window contains:
- a CDS encoding UDP-N-acetylmuramoylalanyl-D-glutamate--2,6-diaminopimelate ligase, whose product is MQLKELIDQLTIASLSGDAEVEITGISIHSQQLQPGELFVCIPGIPGLQEDRHQYIDGAIKSGAAALIVERDVDADVPVVKVPDARYALALLSAHFYGYPSQELKLIGVTGTNGKTTTSYMIESILAHAGYQTGLMGNIGTKLGSTMLETDINTQDPHRLQANLKRMTEHSVDYCVMEASSQGLHMGRVIGCEFRTAVFTNLTQDHLDYHGSMESYLAAKGLLFSRLGNSFAADPSKRKFAILNADDQASGYFKGVTSAQVITYGVNHSADIMAKDIRLTSKGTSFMAVTFVGDMAIEIPMIGKFNVYNALAAIGAALVEQVSLDIVREGLAELKSVAGRMEVIDENQDYLVLADYAHTPDGLENALSTLREFAEQRIITVFGCGGDRDRTKRPIMGALAAKYSDYVIVTSDNPRSEEPIGILQDVERGLITAGATTESYTLIADRGKAIENAINMANSDDIVIIAGKGHETYQIMKDRTIPFDDREEARKAIQRKSK
- a CDS encoding signal peptidase I; protein product: MFLKFTKIAVVLLILILSGCTGTITDAVTEEKIKLIENPDPSLTKVKVRTDGMLALGYGNPHPFGIDNEVLVDMKYYERHEISRGDIVVFDTKNNKDQDTDIARIVGLPSEKVRIKKGQVYINDKKLDTFYGDDASFDNNDSWEPVTLGQTEYYILADVRWRGFNDSQTAGPYSEQDVLGKVVSYVKKSP
- a CDS encoding Predicted dehydrogenase, with the translated sequence MSKVRVGIIGCGGISNGKHMPSLAKVKEAEMVAFCDIVRERAEEAKGKFGSEEAAVYENYHDLLNDPSITVVHVCTPNDSHADIAIAALEAGKHVMCEKPMAKTADDARRMLEAAKRTGKKLTIGYQNRFRGDTRYLKDACVRDELGEVYFAKAHAIRRRAVPTWGVFLDEDKQGGGPLIDIGTHALDLALWMMDNYKPKAVLGRAYHKLSQKENAANAWGPWDPAKFTVEDSAFAMITMENGASIVLESSWALNSLEVDEAKVSLSGTKAGADMKGGLRINGEENARLYVKEIELSSGGVAFYEGASEDPGELEARAWIQAVINDTDPVVTPEQALVVSEILEAIYESSKSGKAVYFD
- a CDS encoding AraC-type DNA-binding protein, encoding MEVYNEKVLYENPLLSLRIFRSQRNHNLLINWHYHRELELLFVLSGGLEVHVEEDCFQLGAGDVAIVGANQLHRDRSSSESLDYIVLQFDLEQFFDHSTMPYMRFFMETNHPLSQVNYIFQENSLVKEEIGQTVRGILEEATSKVIGYELAVNMLVKKILLLLLRNDKRQILTDQDNFDRLRLKPVLTFVEQHLTDRIQVEEVCKLANMSYYYFVKYFKKTIGLSFTEYVNYRKIKWAERILLTKDLSISEVGDRIGMPNMAHFYKMFKKYNDCSPKEFQKKMLAWGRT
- a CDS encoding Signal transducer regulating beta-lactamase production, contains metallopeptidase domain encodes the protein MKTLLDFIVSSSIAGSIVVLCLLLLKPIVMKLPARWSYRLTKLAVGLYLIPIVPFLQQLLNSMSDQKAAYAEPSSPPWLLSTQTGSFLLIIWVLGAVGFSTWQIYCYIKFAKNVRSTWLPVPKDNEAVHLLNELKQNLSIPNKVQIAYSKGISSPILMGIRSPAILLPAAHCLQANLKLVLHHELVHLKQKDLWVKLLVLVVSAVHWFNPFAHIIRKEIGIWSELACDEEVVKDMSYNERKQYGETLLAVVAEKNKTSVHFCAPLSSSGKQLMRRLSMMMNVKKVKKKSLLIATLTVMIVSIISVSSSAWAMKYVPPVDENTQQQQPPTDDAGKLDIKDQQPPTDERDPNHQQPPTDERDPNYQ
- a CDS encoding two-component system, OmpR family, phosphate regulon sensor histidine kinase PhoR → MKRFRVRLTWIMIVMIGLSVTAAGFLMGKTYKDNHIAAQEESMLREMKVINANMEWEIGSVEESAAYFKQKATTIKELTGARVTFIGKDGKVLGDSDYDAAEMDNHLDRSEVQQAQEEGAGKAIRYSETVGQNMLYVAMVADTKQKPSNFIRLSYSLASVDSSVNKLWTVLIAGLLLLFLLAAAVSYRVALGLTRPLEQITRAARRIKAMDYEVRVDIRSKDEIGELGAAINSMAEGLQVQMNRIQQNETQLYSVLDNMASGVVMINPEGRMVLLNRRAEEVLGFEHREMVGRHYSEAKQQYELSQLIQQGLDNQRPLHDEITFYFPEERLLELNLVPVYESDKSYGGVLLVLQDVSAIRRLERMRSEFVANVSHELRTPITAIKGFAETLLGGAVHDPVMSQQFMQIIYDESERLNRLIGDILELSKVESRRVPLQMSPVDLSAFLNRSIVVMESEAAKKSITLEASIAEGIFLEADEDRLRQIIINLLQNGINYTPEGGHVSLAASLITREGGIEMIRIRISDTGIGIPKKDLPRIFERFYRVDKARSRVSGGTGLGLSIVKHLVELHKGTISVDSTLSVGTVFTLELPVIQY
- a CDS encoding two-component system, OmpR family, alkaline phosphatase synthesis response regulator PhoP is translated as MSHKVLVIEDEPTLSRLLSYNLTQEGYDVTVCDHGGEGLQAAIQRSFDLIMLDIMLPGMSGFEVLGKLRQNGVKTPVIILTARTAEEEVVQGLKHGADDYITKPFGVAELLARVSAVLRRSGNAVPDQIESQDKVITAGDLSIYPERYEVIVGQEQVSLRPKEFEVLLYLIQRPGMVITRDDLMNVVWGFDYIGGQRTVDVHVSSLRKKLELGANSVCIESIRGVGYKLVLPKKVTTS
- a CDS encoding Tetratrico peptide repeat-containing protein; this translates as MHRERLNQLIERREAGRAKQDQEMLAAVREDLLTLLSEYPEDAETNYQTGIVHDNSGLGKEAIPFYEKALELGLSGADRERCLMGLGSTYRYWGHYEKSVETLRRGREEFPENKAIRVFLSMALYNTGQYKESVELLITNLMESTTDEKLQYFKRGILAYNEDLDETANQD